One stretch of Shewanella sp. Arc9-LZ DNA includes these proteins:
- a CDS encoding TorF family putative porin, giving the protein MNTTMKKLALLSLFALPTSVMAGELSTTVNATSDYTFNGVSQTDNDPALQASLDYAADDGWYVGAWASNVDFGSADDTWLELDFYAGKYFELTDRVSVDAGIAYYTYHGDDASDEYYYPEIYTKFGYASSLGQSELNFWYSWDYFGVDADHYIMMVAHTFTIAEGHDIRVSFDRSTSQDEDKWAWDGDKSYNHYRAEYLTSWEGFDFNVAVEDTSMDTDLSDTRAVLSVSRTFSL; this is encoded by the coding sequence ATTAGCCTTATTAAGCTTATTTGCTTTACCGACTTCAGTGATGGCTGGTGAGTTAAGCACAACCGTTAATGCAACCTCTGACTATACCTTTAATGGTGTTAGCCAAACAGACAATGATCCTGCCTTACAAGCTAGCCTAGACTATGCTGCCGATGACGGTTGGTACGTTGGAGCTTGGGCATCGAATGTTGACTTTGGCAGTGCTGATGACACTTGGCTAGAACTTGATTTTTACGCAGGTAAATATTTTGAACTAACAGACAGAGTGTCTGTAGATGCGGGTATTGCATATTACACTTACCATGGTGATGATGCCTCTGATGAGTATTACTACCCAGAGATTTACACTAAGTTTGGCTATGCTTCATCGCTTGGTCAAAGTGAATTAAACTTTTGGTATTCATGGGATTACTTTGGTGTTGATGCTGACCATTACATCATGATGGTTGCTCATACCTTCACCATTGCAGAAGGTCATGACATCCGTGTTAGTTTTGACCGCTCTACTTCGCAAGACGAAGACAAATGGGCATGGGACGGTGACAAGTCTTACAACCATTATCGCGCAGAGTACTTAACCAGCTGGGAAGGTTTTGACTTCAACGTTGCCGTTGAAGACACGAGCATGGACACAGACTTAAGCGATACCCGCGCAGTATTATCGGTATCACGTACTTTCAGTCTTTAA